In the Chitinispirillum alkaliphilum genome, one interval contains:
- a CDS encoding Homoserine O-succinyltransferase — translation MTIVLPGDYHGTGALKNGKIQCITQDEALREDIRALRIGILNIMPKAETYELSLLHPLGRSVLQIEPVWIRLKTHKYNSSNQSHLDKLYIPFEQAIAEQDLDGLIVTGAPVEEIPFDDVVYWPEVKEILGYAQKNIISTLGICWGGLALGKFLGLDKKCCRKKIFGVYKTYNLDRDHDVTGEMDDVFWCAQSRHSGISDTILEQERDRGNIHLLAYAENAGYTIFESRDKRFLVHLGHPEYEPDRLIEEYNRDILKGRKDVDPPKNIDLNNPVNTWRSHRIEFFSQWIKSIHEATCNQYGLISQEKK, via the coding sequence ATGACAATTGTATTGCCAGGTGATTATCACGGTACAGGAGCTTTGAAAAACGGTAAAATTCAGTGCATCACTCAGGACGAGGCGCTGAGAGAAGATATTAGAGCTTTGCGTATTGGCATTTTGAATATCATGCCCAAGGCTGAGACATATGAGCTGAGTCTGCTTCATCCTTTAGGCAGATCTGTTCTGCAGATCGAGCCGGTTTGGATAAGGCTCAAGACACACAAGTATAACAGCAGTAATCAATCCCATTTAGATAAGCTCTATATCCCTTTTGAGCAGGCTATCGCAGAGCAGGATCTTGATGGACTTATAGTCACCGGTGCACCGGTTGAAGAGATACCGTTTGATGATGTGGTATACTGGCCCGAGGTTAAGGAGATTCTTGGCTACGCTCAGAAAAATATTATATCCACCCTTGGTATCTGCTGGGGGGGATTGGCACTTGGGAAATTTCTGGGCCTGGACAAAAAGTGTTGCAGGAAGAAAATTTTTGGTGTGTACAAGACTTACAATCTTGATCGCGATCATGATGTAACAGGTGAAATGGACGATGTGTTTTGGTGTGCTCAGAGCAGACACTCCGGGATTTCCGATACGATTCTTGAGCAGGAAAGAGACAGGGGTAACATCCATCTTCTTGCCTACGCAGAAAACGCCGGGTATACCATTTTTGAGAGCAGGGACAAGCGGTTTTTGGTCCACCTCGGACATCCGGAATATGAACCTGATCGTCTCATTGAAGAATATAACAGGGACATACTCAAGGGACGCAAGGATGTCGATCCTCCCAAAAACATTGACCTGAATAACCCGGTTAACACCTGGCGTTCTCATAGAATAGAGTTCTTTTCACAATGGATCAAATCTATTCATGAAGCAACATGTAACCAGTATGGTTTGATCTCTCAGGAGAAAAAATGA